From one Brachypodium distachyon strain Bd21 chromosome 4, Brachypodium_distachyon_v3.0, whole genome shotgun sequence genomic stretch:
- the LOC100821259 gene encoding uncharacterized protein LOC100821259 — translation MDDRRRAFAAAPALCFFIFFFTHGVKHTSAGRPLATTTAAPETASMEVPTSSSSSAPAPEGSSPAATWQRGGGDEGKWLPLPVATALAGGLRFPGVLPLPASSSSPSLPWLFPGAGGGGAPPAAGVFAGPGMGMPAGLVPPYVGATRQEQLSVWASLFNPFQVRPRLPAAEASSSTTASTVPAVASGGVQRTTTVDEPAGAQPKWGVFLGTTTQNNNG, via the coding sequence ATGGAcgatcgccgccgcgccttcgccgccgccccggcgctctgcttcttcatcttcttcttcacccaCGGCGTGAAACACACATCCGCCGGGCGGCCGCTAGCAACAACTACGGCAGCTCCGGAGACAGCATCGATGGAAGTGCCTACGTCGTCGTCTTCatcggcaccggcgccggaggggtcatcgccggcggccacgtggcagcgcggCGGGGGTGACGAGGGGAAgtggctgccgctgcccgtGGCTAccgcgctcgccggcggcctgcGCTTCCCCGGCGTGCTCCCGCTccccgcgtcgtcgtcgtcgccgtccttGCCATGgctcttccccggcgccggcggcggtggcgcgccgcccgccgcggggGTGTTCGCTGGGCCGGGGATGGGGATGCCTGCTGGCCTGGTGCCGCCGTACGTGGGCGCGACGAGGCAGGAGCAGCTGAGCGTCTGGGCCTCGCTCTTCAACCCGTTCCAGGTCCGGCCCAGGCtgcccgccgccgaggccTCCTCATCGACGACGGCATCCACGGTGCCCGCCGtcgccagcggcggcgtgcaGAGGACGACGACGGTGGATGAGCCCGCCGGCGCCCAGCCCAAGTGGGGCGTCTTCTTGGGAACCACGACTCAGAACAACAATGGCTGA
- the LOC100846037 gene encoding WD repeat-containing protein 75, which translates to MITGGQSYVSAPPAFSADGRLLLVCSGRVVSVFSTSTGMLVSELEGHEGDVTAVVVAPPPANAAAAAMVASYCWTAGLDGMLIYWDFAAAELVRKVHVGLPVHSMVVPNITRTSKVTEVYTPFAFVSVEDTSKSANEAKALRGQLRIYDLTKGRQVGSLLAETRKPPKIVASCSGEFLGIVNKRKLYIWSIPTKDFKPDKIRKIKLGHTKNLNTLAFHPSERIVAGGDVTGRILIWRGFGNAKFSKAHGAKSQADEERDGVRGEDDAETCTTWHWHSSGVKFLKFASDGAYLYSGGMEGVIVVWQLDTGKRRYKPRLGSPLLFFVGSPDSSISCVSCTNNQIHLLKMPNMVVLKTIAGIKLPLTSPNLVRRDVYGFDCTNGLVAVPTEDYCIQFYNLFENTEVSEVQVCERNFQPVDDITMYISLVSLSINGNFMCTVEVKLPEEELGGLVTLKFWNHGSRAGHFHLSTVIYEPHSDAAISAVAFRPGKNMAVSSSVGGNFKVWVQSLSLQSSDEKSQSGWRCQSVGSYKKKPMTAAAFSGDGSVLAVAAESVITLWDPDNNALVGVIAEALSPITKLSFGGTSAYLMSLSQSSKPQVAVWNVSNLSMQWSYTLFAEAACSSSKGEFAVLSLLSYPEGETPAEQDGVILLFNAENSNPILSWSVKKAKGGSLAFVKDDISLDARGEDASLLVYVNGSHEYFIFDPRKNEESQLSKSAQKNIQADEPASIGYAAIYGQLPKLELKKEVSDVPFIPSERPWETIFTGSSHVLPPLTKLCSVFLASLLEKRPVANE; encoded by the exons ATGATCACCGGTGGCCAGAGCTACgtctccgcgccgccggccttctCCGCGgacggccgcctcctcctcgtctgcTCCGGCCGCGTCGTCTCCGTCTTCAGCACCTCCACCGGCATGCTG GTGTCGGAGCTGGAGGGGCACGAGGGGGACGTCACGGCCGTcgtggtggcgccgccgccggccaacgccgcggcggcggccatggtcgCGAGCTACTGCTGGACGGCGGGGCTCGACGGGATGCTCATCTATTGGGACTTCGCCGCGGCCGAGCTGGTTCGCAAGGTCCACGTCGGGCTCCCCGTCCACTCCATG GTGGTTCCTAACATAACCAGAACATCGAAAGTAACTGAGGTGTATACTCCTTTCGCGTTCGTCTCTGTGGAAGATACGAGCAAGTCAGCTAATGAGGCGAAAGCATTGCGCGGGCAGCTGAGGATTTATGACTTGACAAAAGGGCGCCAAGTGGGTTCTCTCCTGGCTGAG ACACGTAAGCCACCAAAGATCGTCGCAAGTTGTTCTGGGGAATTTTTGGGCATCGTAAATAAGAGAAAGCTCTATATTTGGAGCATACCTACCAAAGATTTCAAGCCTGATAAGATAAGGAAGATAAAGCTCGGCCACACAAAAAACTTAAATACCCTGGCCTTCCATCCAAGCGAGAGAATTGTGGCTGGTGGTGATGTAACAGGGAGGATCTTAATTTGGAGAGGCTTTGGAAATGCAAAGTTTTCCAAAGCCCATGGTGCAAAGTCTCAAGCAGATGAAGAAAGGGATGGTGTAAGGGGTGAAGATGATGCAGAGACTTGCACTACGTGGCATTGGCATTCTAGTGGAGTGAAgtttctcaaatttgcttcAGATGGAGCTTACTTGTACTCGG GTGGTATGGAGGGGGTTATTGTTGTATGGCAACTGGATACAGGAAAGAGAAGGTATAAGCCACGTCTAGGATCTCCTCTTTTGTTCTTTGTGGGTTCTCCAGACTCTTCCATTTCCTGT GTCTCATGTACAAATAACCAAATTCATCTTCTGAAAATGCCTAATATGGTGGTCCTGAAAACTATTGCTGGAATTAAG CTACCTCTTACTTCCCCAAACCTGGTTAGACGAGATGTGTATGGATTTGATTGCACTAATGGGCTTGTTGCAGTACCAACAGAAGATTACTGCATACAGTTCTACAATTTGTTTGAGAACACTGAGGTTTCAGAG GTGCAAGTTTGTGAGAGGAACTTTCAGCCTGTTGATGATATCACG ATGTACATTTCTTTAGTTTCATTGTCCATCAATGGCAATTTTATGTGTACTGTTGAGGTTAAGCTTCCCGAAGAAGAATTAGGTGGCCTTGTCACACTGAAATTTTGGAACCATGGGTCTCGTGCTGGACATTTTCATTTGTCCACCGTCATTTATGAGCCTCACAG TGATGCTGCTATTTCTGCCGTTGCTTTCCGCCCAGGAAAAAACATGGCCGTGAGCTCTTCTGTTGGTGGCAACTTCAAG gTGTGGGTCCAAAGTTTGTCTTTACAATCAAGTGATGAAAAAAGCCAATCTGGTTGGAGATGCCAATCAGTTGGCTCATACAA GAAGAAACCTATGACAGCAGCAGCTTTCTCAGGTGATGGATCTGTTCTTGCGGTTGCAGCTGAGAGCGTCATCACATTGTGGGACCCTGATAATAATGCACTTGTTGGTGTGATTGCAGAAGCATtatcg CCTATTACCAAACTTTCTTTTGGTGGGACATCGGCATATTTGATGTCTCTATCTCAGAGTTCAAAACCACAGGTTGCTGTGTGGAATGTGTCAAATCTTTCCATGCAATGGTCCTACACCCTTTTTGCGGAAG CTGCTTGTTCCTCAAGTAAGGGTGAATTTGCGGTACTTTCTCTTCTAAGCTATCCTGAAGGAGAAACACCAGCAGAGCAAGATGGGGTAATACTACTTTTCAACGCGGAAAATTCAAACCCAATTTTGTCCTGGTCTGTAAAGAAG GCAAAAGGAGGTAGCCTTGCTTTTGTGAAGGACGATATATCTTTGGATGCAAGGGGTGAAGATGCATCATTGCTGGTGTATGTGAATGGTTCACATGAATATTTCATCTTTGATCCCCGAAAGAACGAGGAGTCACAGCTTAGCAAGAGCgcacagaaaaatatacaaGCCGATGAACCTG CATCGATCGGTTATGCGGCTATTTACGGCCAACTTCCAAAGCTGGAATTGAAGAAAGAGGTTTCAGATGTTCCATTTATTCCATCAGAGAGACCATGGGAAACTATATTCACTGGATCGTCCCATGTTCTTCCGCCTCTCACAAAATTATGTTCCGTCTTCTTGGCATCACTGCTAGAGAAGAGACCAGTTGCGAACGAGTGA
- the LOC100821750 gene encoding protein RAFTIN 1B → MAQRLHSAIIATFVLLAVAQCSNAVLTEAEVFWRTVLPDSPVPDPILKLLHPETSFVNKPKDATVAEAYSLTWLMWGLRSPSGPTKHSSPRPSKDATVAEAYSLTWLMWGLRSLSGTTKHSSPGPSHDRDHSTDEYLAQGLFFHEEAVQVGKTITLYFPVAASAPLGLLPRHDADSIPFSTSSLPSALARLGIARNSVQAANMEETLYMCDLPPKAGEAKFCATSLEALVEGTMAALGTHNIQPMSSDLPRSGAPKQPYTVRAVHPVDGSSFVSCHDHNYPYTVYMCHNTPSTRAYMVEMEGAQTGLVVTVAAICHTDTSHWDAEHFSFKVLGSKPGDGPICHYLPYGHNVWVKKEANRPSS, encoded by the exons ATGGCGCAACGCCTCCACTCTGCTATAATCGCCACCTTTGTTCTGCTTGCG GTTGCACAGTGTAGCAATGCAGTCCTGACGGAGGCTGAAGTGTTCTGGCGCACCGTCCTGCCCGATTCTCCGGTCCCGGACCCCATCCTCAAGCTCCTCCATCCTG AGACCAGCTTTGTAAACAAACCAAAGGATGCTACGGTTGCTGAAGCCTACTCCCTGACATGGTTAATGTGGGGGCTTCGCTCTCCCTCTGGACCGACCAAGCACTCGTCTCCCAGGCCATCAAAGGATGCTACGGTTGCTGAAGCCTACTCCCTGACTTGGTTAATGTGGGGGCTTCGCTCACTCTCTGGAACGACGAAGCACTCGTCTCCCGGGCCATCCCATGACCGTGACCACAGCACCGACGAGTATCTGGCTCAAGGGCTCTTTTTCCATGAGGAGGCAGTGCAGGTAGGCAAGACCATAACCTTATACTTCCCTGTGGCAGCCAGTGCACCTCTCGGGCTATTGCCGCGTCATGATGCGGACTCCATTCCATTCTCGACGtcctcgctgccgagcgccctcGCTCGGCTCGGCATCGCCAGGAACTCGGTGCAGGCAGCCAACATGGAGGAGACGCTATACATGTGTGACCTGCCACCAAAAGCAGGCGAGGCCAAATTCTGCGCTACGTCGCTGGAAGCCCTGGTGGAGGGAACCATGGCGGCGCTTGGCACCCACAACATCCAGCCGATGAGCTCCGACCTGCCCCGCTCAGGGGCACCAAAGCAACCGTACACCGTCCGAGCAGTGCACCCGGTGGACGGATCGAGCTTCGTGTCGTGCCATGACCATAACTATCCTTACACCGTCTACATGTGCCATAACACGCCCTCGACGAGGGCGTACATGGTGGAGATGGAGGGTGCCCAGACTGGCCTTGTTGTCACCGTTGCCGCTATCTGTCACACCGACACGTCCCACTGGGACGCAGAGCATTTCTCCTTCAAGGTCCTCGGCAGCAAGCCCGGCGACGGACCAATCTGCCACTATCTGCCGTATGGGCACAACGTGTGGGTCAAGAAGGAGGCAAATCGCCCGTCATCCTAA
- the LOC100823308 gene encoding pentatricopeptide repeat-containing protein At4g02750, which yields MAAAGAATTAVYRSNQELTRLARSGQLAAARRLFDSMPSRNTVSYNAMLSALARHGRIADARRLFDEIPRRNTVSWNAMIAACSDHGRVADARDLFDAMPARDGFSWTLMVSCYARAGELGLARDALDRMPGDKCTACYNAMISGYAKHGRFDDAVALLREMPAPDIISWNSVLVGLTRNGEMVRAVKFFDEMPARDMVSWNLMLEGYVRAGDVDSAAGLFAGVPSPNVVSWVTLLNGYCRAGRIGEARELFDRIPDRNVAAWNVMLSGYLRLSHMEEAYKLFTEMPDKNSISWTTMISALVRGGKLQEAKDLLDKMPFDSFAAKTALMHGYLQSKMIDDARLIFDGLEVRDAVCWNTMISGYVHCGMLDEAMVLFQQMPNKDMVSWNTMIAGYAHDGQMRKAVGIFRKMNQRNTVSWNSVISGFVQNGLCVEALQHFVLMRRDAKRADWSTYACCLSACADLAALHVGRQFHSLLARSGYIGDSFAGNALISAYAKCGRILEARQVFDEMPAPDIVSWNALIDGYASNGHGTEAISVFREMEDNDVRPDEVTFVGVLSACSHAGLIDEGFDFFNSMTKDYALRPVAEHYACMVDLLGRSGRLSEAFEIIQGMQVQPNAGVWGAMLGACRVHKNHELAQLAAEKLYELEPHKTSNYVLLSNITAEAGKWDEAQNMRVFIKERGVHKTPGLAGST from the coding sequence ATGGCCGCGGCCGGGGCGGCGACCACGGCGGTGTACCGGAGCAACCAGGAGCTGACCCGGCTGGCGCGGTCGGGCcagctggcggcggcgcgccgcctGTTCGACTCCATGCCCAGCCGCAACACCGTCTCCTACAACGCCATGCTCTCCGCGCTCGCGCGCCATGGCCGCATCGCCGACGCGCGCCGGCTGTTCGATGAGATACCCCGCCGGAACACCGTCTCATGGAACGCCATGATCGCGGCGTGCTCCGACCACGGCCGCGTCGCGGACGCCCGGGACCTGTTCGACGCCATGCCCGCCCGGGACGGCTTCTCCTGGACGCTCATGGTCTCCTGCTacgcgcgcgcgggggagcTCGGGCTCGCCAGGGACGCGCTCGACCGGATGCCCGGGGACAAGTGCACCGCGTGCTACAACGCCATGATCTCCGGGTACGCCAAGCACGGCAGGTTCGATGACGCCGTGGCGTTGCTAAGGGAAATGCCGGCCCCTGACATCATTTCTTGGAACTCTGTGCTTGTGGGGTTGACACGCAATGGGGAAATGGTTCGGGCGGTGAAATTCTTTGACGAGATGCCGGCGAGGGACATGGTGTCCTGGAACTTGATGCTGGAGGGCTATGTGCGTGCTGGAGATGTTGATTCGGCTGCTGGCTTATTTGCAGGAGTCCCCTCACCTAATGTCGTTTCCTGGGTGACCTTGCTCAATGGTTATTGCCGGGCAGGGAGGATAGGTGAGGCAAGAGAACTGTTCGACAGAATCCCTGACCGGAATGTTGCGGCTTGGAATGTGATGCTCAGTGGTTATCTGCGGCTTTCTCACATGGAGGAGGCCTATAAGTTGTTTACAGAGATGCCGGATAAGAACTCAATCTCATGGACGACAATGATAAGTGCATTAGTACGTGGTGGAAAGCTCCAAGAAGCAAAGGATctgctcgacaagatgccgtTCGACAGTTTTGCAGCAAAGACTGCACTGATGCATGGCTATTTGCAGAGCAAGATGATTGATGATGCACGCCTCATCTTTGATGGACTTGAAGTGCGAGATGCAGTGTGCTGGAATACGATGATTTCTGGTTATGTCCACTGTGGAATGCTTGATGAGGCCATGGTGTTGTTCCAGCAAATGCCAAACAAGGATATGGTTTCTTGGAACACCATGATTGCTGGCTATGCCCACGATGGTCAAATGCGCAAGGCAGTAGGTATTTTCAGGAAGATGAATCAGAGGAATACCGTATCGTGGAATTCAGTTATCTCCGGATTCGTCCAGAATGGGCTCTGTGTCGAAGCACTGCAGCATTTCGTGCTCATGAGAAGGGATGCAAAGAGGGCTGACTGGTCTACATATGCTTGTTGTCTTAGTGCATGTGCAGACTTGGCTGCTTTGCATGTTGGTAGGCAATTCCACAGCCTTCTTGCCAGGAGTGGGTATATTGGTGATTCCTTTGCTGGAAATGCCTTGATTTCGGCATATGCAAAGTGCGGACGGATCTTGGAAGCAAGACAAGTATTTGACGAGATGCCAGCTCCGGACATTGTTTCATGGAATGCACTCATTGATGGCTATGCTTCTAATGGTCATGGGACTGAGGCAATCTCAGTTTTTCGAGAAATGGAAGACAATGATGTCCGACCCGATGAGGTCACATTTGTGGGTGTCTTATCAGCCTGCAGTCATGCAGGATTGATTGACGAAGGATTCGATTTCTTCAATTCAATGACAAAAGACTACGCGTTACGGCCTGTAGCTGAGCATTACGCTTGCATGGTGGATCTACTTGGAAGATCCGGGAGACTGAGTGAAGCCTTTGAAATTATTCAAGGAATGCAGGTCCAACCTAATGCTGGTGTATGGGGCGCCATGCTTGGAGCATGTCGGGTACACAAGAACCATGAGCTTGCCCAGCTTGCAGCTGAGAAGTTATATGAACTGGAACCTCACAAGACCTCAAACTATGTGTTGCTGTCAAACATCACCGCAGAGGCAGGCAAGTGGGATGAAGCTCAAAACATGAGGGTCTTTATCAAGGAAAGGGGAGTGCATAAGACACCTGGCTTAGCTGGATCAACATAG